The nucleotide window AGCCCCTTCATCATAAAGCAATTTGTGCTGATCATGCCTCTTTTGGCTAAGCAGATAATTCACCCTGGCTGATTCTAAATCTTCTATCTCCCTGCTATAACTTTGGCGAAAACAATCTATCAATTCCTCGATCTTTCCATCAAAGAGGAGCTTCTCTACATGCAGTTCCTGAGGCAGATCAAGAAAGACAGGATTTACTATTACACAGAGGACATCCCCTGATTCTACCTTTTGTCCTTCATTTATCTTAACCAACCTCATTATGCCCGAGGCCTCAGCCTGGAAATGCCGTATCTCGGAAGAGCTTATCCTGCCCGGAGCATCCACGGTCTCCTCTATTCTGCCTCGAATGACCTCTGCTACGCCTACTTCGGGGATTTCGCCAGACCCGGCTATTAGTCGAGGAAGCCCCAGAGCAAGAAAGGATATCACTGCTACAACTAATGCAAAGATTAAGAGACTTTTTTTAAATATACTCATCCTCCAGCTTTCCTATCGCCTTAAAAAGTCTTGCCCTGTCTAAGACATAGCTTATCCCGGCTCCCTGGATGGCCCTTTTCATGCCTGAGAGGTCCCTCTGTGCCTCCAGGACATCCCTTACTGAAGCCATTCCCATCTCATACTTCTTTTGATTGATTCTAAGGGCATCTTCCGCAATCTTTAAATTCTTAGACAGCGAATCTATCCTTTTCAGGTCATTCTCTATCTGTTCATAAACCCTCTCTACTTCCTCAACAATATCCTCCTTTAATTCTTTCATTTCTTCTTTCGCCCTTTGATAACTCAGCCGGGCTTCCTTAACCTTTACTGCCGTAAGCCCGCTGTCAAAAAATGGAAGATTAACAGACCCCGATACCGACCAATTTCTCTCCGTCTCTTGACTCTCTCCTATCCCATTCCAATCACAACTTCCCTTCAGGTTCAAGACAGGCTTATTTTCACTGCTGGCCATAGAGATGTTTAATCGAACCAGCTCCAGATTTATTTCGGCCATCTTTATCTCCAATCTATTCTCTAAAGCCGTCTTCACACCCTCATCTTTAGAAAAACCTATTGGAGATATCTCTGTTGTCTTCTTCAAAACCACCTCTTTTTCTTTGTTTAGCCCAAGCAGTCTTAAAAAAGACCTTCTGGCCTCCCTTCGGACATCTATGGCCTGGGTAAGAGAATCCTCAGCATAAGCCTGTTGAACCTCGACCTTCATCTTCTCCACCCGGGCAATCTGCCCTGTCTTTAGCCTGGTTTCGGTCCATCTTATTAACTTTTTTGTCCGTTCCAGCTCTTCTTTTACCTCTTCTACACTTAATTCTGTCCTTACTATCTCATAGTAGCCATAAATCACCTCCAGGATCAAGTTCTGCAAGACATCCTTGTATTGCATCTCTGCTATTTTAAACCTATCTTCACTATTCCGAACCCCAGCCGTCTGTTGGAGGCGGCCACCAGAGCTTAGCGGTTGCCTTAGATTACAGAAGATAGAGAGATTATTAGCAAAATCATCGGCATTATGGGTAGGACTCAGGTTATAACTTGATCCTA belongs to bacterium and includes:
- a CDS encoding TolC family protein, yielding MFSENKRPGIIIVLIFLLWGSWVRAEDVIELGLKESIEIALEKNETILKEARHSLESARLGLVSTHKGYKPRSSLDITAGRNGVGTSSSSSAIQNSYSGSLLFDWSMLTFTKGLFSVGSSYNLSPTHNADDFANNLSIFCNLRQPLSSGGRLQQTAGVRNSEDRFKIAEMQYKDVLQNLILEVIYGYYEIVRTELSVEEVKEELERTKKLIRWTETRLKTGQIARVEKMKVEVQQAYAEDSLTQAIDVRREARRSFLRLLGLNKEKEVVLKKTTEISPIGFSKDEGVKTALENRLEIKMAEINLELVRLNISMASSENKPVLNLKGSCDWNGIGESQETERNWSVSGSVNLPFFDSGLTAVKVKEARLSYQRAKEEMKELKEDIVEEVERVYEQIENDLKRIDSLSKNLKIAEDALRINQKKYEMGMASVRDVLEAQRDLSGMKRAIQGAGISYVLDRARLFKAIGKLEDEYI